Below is a window of Neodiprion virginianus isolate iyNeoVirg1 chromosome 4, iyNeoVirg1.1, whole genome shotgun sequence DNA.
CTTCAATATTCAATGTATGAATTCTTGTCTATCGAGAACCTTCGAAAGCCAACCAGTCTTCTTCTTGCTTCTTCTTTTATCATTCTTAAACACGATTATTTATAGACCGTTGTTACCACGCGTCGTGTTCCTACAGATCGAGTTTTCGGCCGCCCGTGATCCGCTACTTTCCACGTTACGTCCTCGAGCCTGAAACTTGCGAGAATACCGTATGAAACAAGGTGAACGATTCATGGGTATATCAAGTTGTATAGTCCTAGCTTCTACTTGTATCCcgttttaatatttataactatCGCCAGTTGACATATGCATTGCAGTTTTCTTTGCATTTCCTTGCCTATGTTTCGTAGATGTTTGATCCTCCCTAACGAATAAACGGCACGAAAGAATATTTTCGACGTGTAATTGTGAATGGAAACTTGAATGGGGAATGCCGTGAGGATAATATGGAAAAATTCGTGGCGCAAATAGAAGAATAAGATTTTGAtgtgaaaatggaaaacataCCTGTTAAGACAAATGGACTGTAATGTCAATGCCCGCTTGCAGTGAAAAGCATTTGTAGCCTCTTAGAACAAGCGTAAATATTGGTCGAGGTCCAGGATTCGACTGAGCGCGTGAATTATGAGAACGATGTTCGGTTTACCACGTATGTATAGTTAGGGATCGATTGAAGCGCCGTCTATCGTCGACCAGTGATTTCTCAATTGAAGAATATACGTCGTGATAGACTACTGTTAATTAATATACCTAGAATCTAGATCACTAGATTATACATTACATTATACTGTACAATATGTAAACGATTTAACGTAATTAGTCGTACCTATACAATATAAGCGAATATTTGGTGAGTTGTCATAAATATATTGTTCAGGGTCATAAGTTTATAACAACGTACCTGGTGAAACGTTTATGGACATTGCAggtttgttatttatttcgtaaCTAAAATATTGAAACGCGGCTCACTTAGCATTTAAATATCTAGTTGCCTTACCACGTGTTAAGattcaaaaacaaatatataatgtaacatAATTAAAATACATCATCACGCATATTAACTAGCTCATTGGTACATACGTACAAtgttttaatatatttttaaatattataataaagtataaatataaaaatatgtagtATACGCATAAATACGTAGATATCGTTATACCCGTAATTCGTATAACCCGTCTTCTGAGCCAAATCATTGTAAATGTTTATTCCGTACAAGTACACCGTTCTTATATGCATCCGGCGAGATGTGCTACTATTCgacataataaatattatataaatatataaatatattttactcGTTACTTACTTTCCTCTACCATAGGTATATAAATCCACATCCGTCGTGACTGGCAGCTATTACATTGACAAACCGTCAAACGATGAATCCCTACACCAGCCAAATAGCTCAGCTAAACGTACGGATAGCTAGGAAAGACATGAGAAAATTTGTGTATCGAAAATCGTGCCGGAATCGGGTATGGAGGGCCAGAATTATGTCACTTTGAAGTGGCAATAGTGAATCCAACGTTCACGTTTTTCTAGTAAAATATTCCATGCTGCAAAACAGCTGCAACTCACTCAGCCGGACTGGAAACAGAACAAGCACATATGTGTATAACATACAATTTGCATTGTCATTTTAGTGTCATGGCCATGTATCTtccttagtttttttttaacccgcCTCTTCTACGCTATACCATCATTCCGactttttatttgttttacgTTACTCACCTTATTTCACTTATCACTGAACTTTGAACACTTGAACAACAGGCTGATATAGACCTGTTCATTTCACTCAATTCAGACTCCACTTACCGCTGAAGTCGATAACGTCTGGTTCATTATCCTGATTTACTAGTCCATAATATTTAAGGGGAATGTATTTTCGAGTTTACTTGGCATTGAGAAACATGACGTACGATTGACCTCGCGAGTGCAGTTCAACTCCCGAGactggttttgaaaaaaagaaaattctttttcatcacGCGTTATTCAGtctttaataaataaaaataatcttaaCCAATATAATGAAGTATAATCATATTTAATCCTCGTGTTACGATGACCATAATTTGCTGTCAGTAGGCACAGTAAACCGGTACCAAACTAAAATCACTCCATTTTAGTGAGTGCAGGATCAATACATCGTCACACCAGACTTTCGCTACCCCTTAACTCCACATCGCCTGAATATCATCAGTGCACTTCCACATCAGCGcatcctgaaatttttcacagcgCAACAACAGTCGAAAGGATCACTGCAACCCGATTCGTTACTCGAGGAGGTTCGTCCGGGCTCCGAAAGACCTGATTGCGTCAACGACACGCGACGAAAAGCACACGAGACCGCAGATGATGAAAGCGACCGCTTTTTTAGCCCGCAAGCCCGATGGTCTCCAGCGTTATCAAAGAGCCTCGAATACCGAGGTTCTCTGTAATACCGAGTTGCCGACGGAGCTTTCAACTCCAAGAGTAACCGTTTCCATCGGTCGTTCTAGAAGTCGCTCTCCTGATCAGTCGGCCTGTAACCACTTCTCGGTTCTTTGGTCAGGGTCTGGATGACGATTCCGTTCGTCGTTATCTTTGCCGGCAGGATTCCGGCGTGGACGTCCGAGTCCTCGTCGTCGGACGAATGTCCGTTCCTCGCGTTGCTCCGTCGCTTCTTGTGTCGGACGGCGGGGGTCAGAGGTCGTGGCCGTGTCCTGGATCCGGCGTCATCGTCCGAGTTGCTCCTCGGACGAGGGCGCCGCTGCTGCAAGCTCCTCGAGGACGCAAGCTCGTTGGTGGAATCGAGTGGGGACTGGGCCGAGTCCCCGAGGTCATTGGTGGACCGATTCCTCTCGAGGCTGATCCGCCGCCGTCTGATTTCACGCCGCTCTTCCCTCCTTGCCAAGTTCTCGTCACTGATAGCTCTCTTCCTTGGTCTCCTCGACCTACGCTTTTTGGACCTCAGGTTATCCACCGAGCCGAGTATGTGCGTCGGCACGCTTTCCATCGATATAGAGTCCAAGGCGTCCATCGAGTGTGCCAGTCGTGGCATGTGAACGGCTTCCTCGTAGCTCGGTGGACAGATCAGTTCCAGAGGGTTGATTCTCGGCTCCGACGACTGCTCGATAAGCTGGTCTTCCTCGTGACGGTTTCTGGGGAAATTTCGTGCAGGGAAGAATTTAACCGAATACTTAGGTATTAGGCCGAGTGCCCAACAATCGGAAAAGAATAGAATCGGAACGATTAGCAGAATTATGAATCCCATTTGTTTAAGTTTCCGAATTAAGCATGAGTTATTCCAATGAGACACTGTTCGTTTTAATCTGTTTATTCGTTTCTATTAGAGTTTATCTGTTCTTTCCTATCCCGTCACATTCGCGACAATGCCACCTCTAATAGCTTcttcgtttcaattatttatttagaaTAAGGGATGGCAATTATCAATCCGATTCAATTCTTTCTATCCAAATTAATTCTTCTCAAAGAATACGAAACATCCGTTTCGATAAAGAAATCGGAATAGATCGTATTGAAATTCTCGATCCGTTTCTATGCTTTTCCGATTGTTGGGTGGTGAACGGAGATGGGTTAATTAAGCTCCAGGGAGAGAAAACCGAGACACGGTTCTCGGATTAGACTGATAATAAGAAAAAGGTCGTAACTTATGCACAGGCACCTTGGCTTTTTACTGACGAAGATGCGCCGACGGCTGATAAAACACTTACCGTCTTTGCAGAAGCCTCAGTCTTTCCCTGGCTTCGGCTCTCTCCAGCTCCTGGCGTTCCAGGTGAGCCtgtcttttcattttcatcgcaTGCCGCAGAGACACGACACTGCCGAATACTATAACCATGGTCAATAGACTGATGAGTATCATGCCCCAGGTTTTGTCCTTCGGGTCAAAACCGACATCTTTTTCGTTGCAGGCCATTTTCCATGAGAAGCCGGACACGTTGCCGGGACTTTCACAAACGAGGTCCAGCGGGTTAGCTTTCAGTTTTAACAGAAATTCGTAGCTCTCGTAGATTAGCTCGCAATCGCATCGCCACGGATTTTCATCCAGCAGGATCCTCTGCAAGGATGGATTACCCTCGAACACCGATGGTAGCGGTGCAACCGTCAGTAGATTCcctggaaatgaaaatttgttggtGAAACATGACCGGGCGGTGCTTTGCTTGAACCTTTGATGAAAGCCGACTCACCTGACAGATCGATACGTTCGAGAGCCGGAAGCAGatgaaaagtttgattagTTAATTGGATCACCCTGTTCTGCCGAAGGGAGAGAGTAGTGAGGGAGTGTGATTCAAGATTATCAGGAATTTGGTCCACTCGATTGTTGCTCAGGTAAAGAGTCTTGAGCTTTGGCATGGTGAGCAATACGTCGTTCGTAAAGTCATCCAATAAATTGCCAGACAGATCCAAGAAGGTCGTTGAACTCGTAAAGTTTGGAAACTGAAGTAAACTGTTGTGAGACAGGTTCAACAGACGCAAATTCATGTTCTCTCTGAACGCTGCCCAGTGGATATTGTGCAGTGAATTTAAAGACAAGTCCAGAATTTCCAATTTCACTAAACCAGCAAACGCGCTCTTGTTAACTTGATCGAAAACGTTTGCTGCGAGCGATATTTGTCGTAATTCGGTGTTTTTTGCAAATATCTGATCCGGTAGAAATCTGATCAAGTTTCGGTTCAGCTTCGCGATGATTAGTTGAGGGAAACCGTGAAGCCCAGGTCGGTCCAAATTGCACCTTGAAGCGTCTAATCTCTTCAATTTATTATGCGTCAAAGTGTTGAATCTGTTGAATTGAAGTATATAGATTAGTTCAAAAAACAAAGTGTTTAGAAATTGAATGaacgtttgtttttgtttttttttttataatttgagCGAGTACCGCGTGCTGAAGACGAGCATCGGGTTATTCGACAGTCGCAGTTCTTCCAGATTCGGCAAATACAATAGCGAATCTGGATACAGGTAGTTTATTTGACAGTCCGACATGTCCAACCATCTCAATGATTCGCTCACGGGTTTATCCACTATTCTCAAAGGATTTCCCATGAGACTCAGAGTTCTCAGTTGCGTCAGTTTACTCACAGTCGTATTAGCAAACGCTTTAATTCCTGAAACAATGAGAAAACTTGAGAAATTTGATTTCCGCATGGTATTGTGctaagaatttcaaattcggcTACGGTGTAAAATATCGCAAACTGTTGCGTTCATTTTTCGTTCACAATCGCGGATGAGCAGTTACGTTGTTTTTTAAAGGATAAAAACTTTCGCAATCATGGACGCAAATCAAATCCATGATGAATCAACGTTCAAGTAAATTCTAAAACCGGAGTACGTTTCATTCCTTCCGCGAAAAAGAAATGCCCCTATTAAAGGGCTGCACTTCGATTGAAAATTCCAACGTGGGCGTGGCTGACCCAGATAGCAGAGAGCTAAAGGTTCAATCAATAGAGCATTGTCCATGGCTAGTGTGTGACTTTATCAAAGCAAGGCAGCGTAATAAGcataaaagaataataaaaaggCGGGTATGATGGCGTTCGGAAAGTTGGTATCGCTTATCAGTAGTGGTACTGCTCTGATTAAACAGTTATACGTAAACTTAAGCCGAACGAATCTTATCACGCGTGAATGAATCAGGTGCAAAATAATCGTTACACATGTAGGTATCACAACTTGCAGGTTCTACTACGTGCCCGTCGTGACTTTAGAGTCAGAGCTGAAGCACCGGGAATTTCTCGGCAATTATTAACTCACCACAGTGACTGCAATCCAAGACTTGCAACGACTGACTCATTAACCCGTCCAGACTAGATATTGGATTTCCTCCGAAGAACAAGATCTTCAGGCTCGTCAGATGGCTTATCGATGTCAGTCCAGATACGGAGGTAAAAGCATTACCAGATAGATCGAGTTTCTGCAGCTGATCCAACCCGTAAAGTTTATCCGGCAAATCGGTCAACCGATTTCTGGCCAAATTTAGATACTGTAGTTTGTTGAAAAGCGTCAAAGTATCCGGTATCTCTTGCAAAATGTTTCCGGACAAATCCAAATATTGTACCTGTACGGATGTAAACAAACATATCTGAATGCTCGATGATATTCTTCATTTCCAAGTCCGAGTAACCGCAGGAATCGAGTTCTACCCGTAATCATCGATTACCGATTTGACGCTGATTGAGAGAGGCTTGACtgataatatacatacatcgcTTTCAATGATATGAATTGTCTTTTAAGACGTGGCAAAGAACTGTTAATTCGCCATTCCAagatcggtaaaaaaaaacatcattcCTTGGATTCGTTAAGCTTGAAAAAACTTCATCCCTGTTTGGAAGAATGATTCATAAGTGATTCACACTCACCAAATCGCTGATTCTATCAGGAAATTCTCGCAAGCCTCTCTTCTCGCATGCCACGCGACTAGGGACCTGGTCCAAGGAGCACAAACACCTTTCCGGGCAGCCAGCGTGAACCTCGAGTTGAAACGAGGCGAGGCACAATATGAACACACACCAAGCAACACTCGGGCTTCTCGATCCGTTTGCGAAACGTTGTTGCCTCACCATTTTGAAACTGAATTACACCGTTGGCGAGTGTGACGAATGATGCACATACCAGCACCCAGCTCCTTTGACACTTGATATTTAGTAATAGTCTGTTAACAATCCCTTGCACCTTCGTGATAACGTCATCGTTGAAAAGCGAGGGTCATTTTCTCAGAGTGGTTGTTTCAACGTGTCCCAAAATGGTTCAACTGGATCATGTATTTACCGCGGTAACTAAAACTCTGACAACACCACCACGATGCTTATTCTGATCTGCTCATCTATCAAGGGAGCGGTTACGTTACCTGGGCCTCTGCGACTTATCGCAGTACTTGATAAGTGGCGCGCATGCTGGCTCGCTCGCTCAGATATCTCACCAAGATAGCCGACCGATGTTGAAGCTAAACTGAAATATGTGTCAGGACGTTTTACATGTATTATCGTTGTATCGTTGATCGCAATTTCAATTTGGCTGATGGTGTCGAATTCGCGATTTTGGACAATCGTTTCGGGGTTCTTACTCACAACCCCAGAATCCGGCAAACCTACCAACCGACGGACCACGAAAGCACCTTTCAATTTAGTGAACGATGGATTACGGAGAGGGATGAAAACGTGGACGTTAAAGCTCCGCCGAGAAGGGCAAGTTACGAGATTTATGTGGGCTGTTCAATACGCCATTGAGAATTTGGGAAGGCAATGACCCGACACTCTTGAGCTTGTGATGTATAATTACGAACACACGGGTTGTGTATGCACACGTGCAGATGTGTACATACGGCAGGTACGCGGTCGCAGCGACGCAGTGCCGAAGACAGTTTGAGACGTACCGCGGAACGTATAACCACCgtcttcctcctcctcgttgaaaaatataagacGTTAGATAAATATCTCAAGTATCCCAAAGCCGATATTGAGCGACCTCTCTAGCTATAAGCTTCTCTTGGCTGACCCACGCGGATATTTCACCACAATTCCCCCCTAGTCCTCCTCCCAGCCGACTGCAGATTCCAATTGACCCCCGATAGCTCCTCCTCCTGCTCAATATAGTGTCCGTTATTTTGTCACAACGACACTCCGCTCAAGTCACTCGCTTCGTTTCACAAGTTCACAAGTTGGCGAATCCGTGTATTCAATGCGCAAATAACTGCCTGGTGACAATGTTTAAAGTACGGAATGGGAAGTTAAATGACGTGCTGATCGGCTTGCAACTAATCCTTTTTCTAGTCTCACGCACATTTGGTAAATGTCTTTTTGGTCACACTCGAAGGTATGTAGTGCCTAATTCGTTCGAACGAGACAAGGTGAATTAATTGTGAGTCATGCGAAGTATCGCCAAATCATTTGAAGTTATGTGATGAGCGTGAGTAATAGGCGTTATCGCTTAAAGTTGCTCGTTTGAAGTACATTCGCAGCCTTGATATACCAATCGTGGCTTTATCGCAAAACGTAGGATTTGTAAAACGTCGGTATTGCTAAAGTGCTAATTAGATCCATCCGAAAGATCTTGAtcttgttcattttttaataaatattgttaatgATCTCCCAATTACTGTTCAAAACGGTCACGCGTCACAGATTCGCTGATTCGTTTACGAAAGACCAATACTAACCGTTGAATGGTCGTTGCTAATCGCGAAACGCATCTATAGCGGTTCGCTGGTGCCTGCTTCTGAATTTTTCAGGAACCTGGAAAAACGAGGGAGCTTCGCTCTCGCCGTTGacttttttccctcccccAATTCGGACCAATCGTGCACTCGGGTCACACCCTCTGTTGGTGCTAGTGGCTTAGCTGGCGCCGGCGCTTAGCCCGCAGCTTATCCACGAACCGGGAGGGCGAAACCCAGCGAGGGAACCGTCTCTACCTGTTGATACTAACCAACCCCTTCCGTGATCTCGTAAATCCAATATTCTCCAGTCACACGCGATGTCACGCCTCTCCAACGGATGCAGCGGTTCCAGAGTGCGAAAACCcgttttgcgagaaaaaaacgaGTCATTTACTGATAAGAGTCGTTGATGGAGAATTTCTTTCTACTTGGAGTAAATTTTTGCCTAATCAAACGAAGGTTGGCGGTCCGAAGTTTATATTCCTGAGAAGAGATGGCAAATTACTTACCCACCAACGTCAACGTTCTCCTACACaatgtatttataaatttttaaatgcttCCAAATCATCTCAAAAGACTCTACACGATTACAAATAATCTTGAATGTCTATATTCAGGTCATTTAACCAAGTACAGACTTGGGTCACAAAAGCCAAGCCTTACAACCTCTGTGGTacacttttaaaaatctctCCAATATCCAGATGTGCCCAGACTGCAGTGCAGACTTTCAGTGAACCAAAATCGAGCTTTATGTAATTTTACATGTTATTAAGCGATAAATAAATCTGGTTGCACAAATTGGACCGACGTGAAGTGGCAAATACGAAGACGCACCGCGGCACGTGTGCCGTGAATAGACAATCACACGATTTTATCAAATCGACCGTAGAGATTGAAGGTCAGCGAGCCGTGGTCCACCGCCAATTACGGGTCTTTGACTGATCGATTACGTCGGGGTCAAGAGCACCGCTCAGTGACACGAGTGTCCAAATGCTTCCCAGCGGCAAAAGGTTTCGGCGTTTCCATCTGCGCAGCGAATGTAATTCGCTACCTACTCGGTTATTTCATCCCACAATATGAGGTAAGGTGCGGCCTCTTCTCACAGCGCCTGAGCTGAAAGAGATGGGCGTAATTAAAAGTCGATCAACTCGTACATCGAGCTCCGTGATAAAGACGTAACCGAGTACCGTTCGCCCTCCCCCTCGCCCTCCCGcaatttctctttctctctctctctcccgctGGATAGACGTACATAATGTACTACAACAAGACCGCGACGCTATCTGCGGCGAAGTGTCGCGGTTATAAAGGGCGAGCCGCTTTTCGTCGGTCTGTCTGGAGTCGTTCGGTGTAGGTACGAACAAGTTTCGGTTGCCCCGGATCGAGTATCGCCGCATGTATACGCGTGTGCTGTATATTTTTAACGCCTTCATTTCCGCCCGCCCCCGTTACACCGGAAATGACGGGACGATACCTCGCGGTGTTTCAAGTATTGATCAGGTTCGAGTCGAGTGCCACCCCCGAGCACCGACCTCCACCCCCTATTCCCTTCTCCCTCCCCTCCTCACCCTCCCACCGCCACTTCGCAGACGGCAAGGTGGAGGAGGCGGCTGGATGCGGGGGCGGTGAATTCAGTTCAGCTACCGAGATGGCCGCCCCCGGCACCCGGGGCACCTTACCTTCGGTTATCTGTCTTCTTTCGTTTTAAAGATTTCTCCGGGACGTCGCAATTCTTGACGCGTCTGCACCCCTTTGCCACCCTTCGCTATGCTGCTTTATTTTCACCTCGCTCGCATTTCTGACGTGTGAATTTAAGTCCTCTTCCTTCGATATATAAATGCGGGAttactgttttatttttcgaactCTCTTGTACACGGGAAAACTTTTCCG
It encodes the following:
- the LOC124301883 gene encoding insulin-like growth factor-binding protein complex acid labile subunit; this translates as MVRQQRFANGSRSPSVAWCVFILCLASFQLEVHAGCPERCLCSLDQVPSRVACEKRGLREFPDRISDLVQYLDLSGNILQEIPDTLTLFNKLQYLNLARNRLTDLPDKLYGLDQLQKLDLSGNAFTSVSGLTSISHLTSLKILFFGGNPISSLDGLMSQSLQVLDCSHCGIKAFANTTVSKLTQLRTLSLMGNPLRIVDKPVSESLRWLDMSDCQINYLYPDSLLYLPNLEELRLSNNPMLVFSTRFNTLTHNKLKRLDASRCNLDRPGLHGFPQLIIAKLNRNLIRFLPDQIFAKNTELRQISLAANVFDQVNKSAFAGLVKLEILDLSLNSLHNIHWAAFRENMNLRLLNLSHNSLLQFPNFTSSTTFLDLSGNLLDDFTNDVLLTMPKLKTLYLSNNRVDQIPDNLESHSLTTLSLRQNRVIQLTNQTFHLLPALERIDLSGNLLTVAPLPSVFEGNPSLQRILLDENPWRCDCELIYESYEFLLKLKANPLDLVCESPGNVSGFSWKMACNEKDVGFDPKDKTWGMILISLLTMVIVFGSVVSLRHAMKMKRQAHLERQELERAEARERLRLLQRRNRHEEDQLIEQSSEPRINPLELICPPSYEEAVHMPRLAHSMDALDSISMESVPTHILGSVDNLRSKKRRSRRPRKRAISDENLARREERREIRRRRISLERNRSTNDLGDSAQSPLDSTNELASSRSLQQRRPRPRSNSDDDAGSRTRPRPLTPAVRHKKRRSNARNGHSSDDEDSDVHAGILPAKITTNGIVIQTLTKEPRSGYRPTDQESDF